The window GGCAGTGGGTAGTTGCTAGTGAATCGTTGTGAATTGCGCCGAATCGAATGCCATCCCCACAGAACACGGCCCCACCTTCTGAAGTTGCAGTAGTAGAATCCAAAACCACGCCGGAAAGTAAAGAGTTATTGGCTCGCCGTTGGCGCGAGGGGTTGTTTTGGGCGCTGTTATCGCCTGTTTTTTTAGGAACCATCCCCATTTTTGCCAAGCTGGCCTACGCCGCCGGGGCCAATGTGCTGACGGTGGTGGCCTTCCGCACGCTGTTTGCGGCGGTGGTGCTGTGGACGGCCGTTCTCCTGTTTGCCCGTCATTTCATCCGCAGTTCCACGCCGGGCATCCTCAGCAGCCTGTTGGCTGGCGGCGTCAATGGCATCGGCTCGCTCTTTTATTATGCCAGCCTCAGCCGCATAGACGCTTCCGTCGGCCAGCTGGTCAACATCAGCTACCTGATTTTTGTCACCATCTTGCTGCGGCTCATCGGCCACTCCATCTCGCGGCTCACTCTGCTGCGCACGGCGTTGGCCGTGTTTGCCATTTATTTGCTCACCATTGGCGGCCTCAGCCTGCCAGACTGGCTGGGCGCGGGCATGATGCTGGTGGCCGCCTTTACCTATGCGTTTCAGCTTGTCCTCAGCCAACGCATCATGTTCGATGTGCCCGCGCCGACGATGACCCTGTACGCCATCACCGCCATGGCCGGGGTGGTGACGCTGGCCTGGCTGTTGTTTCCCACGCCGTTAACGGCCGTGCCCGCCGCCGGTTGGGAAGCCATTTTTTTGATGGGCCTGGTAACGGCCGTCTCCCGGCTGACTCTCTTCCTGGGCGTCAAAAAACTGGGCAGTATGCAAACCGCCCTGCTGGGCGTGCTGGAAGTGGTGGTGAGTATCATCCTGGCGATTTTGTTTTTGGGCGAAACGTTAACGGCCGTGCAGTGGCTCGGCGCACTGGTATTGCTGACAAGCATTCTGCTCGTCCGCTACGAACGTGACATTCCCAAATTCATTGATTGGTGGCAGATCATCTGGCGCTGGCGGCTGCCAAAACAAAGACGTGGGCCGTGAGCGATTGGCGATTGAGCGCGTCAAATACGGTATAATGGGTATTAGACAAACATTTAACCATACCAACATCCGACAGTACAGCGTCGGATGTTTCCGTGTTACGCACAGGACAGCACAAATTGATATGTTAACCGAACATCACACAGGACCCGACGCTTTTAGCGCATTGGCCGGAGAATGGGACGCTCTGGCCGGACAAAGCATGACCGATACCCCTTTCCAAACGCTGGCGTACCAGCAGGCATGGTGGCAGCATTTGCCGCCGCCGGAAGCCACTCTGCATACCATCACCGCGCGCGCCGCCGACGGCCGTCTGGCGGCCATCGGTTGTTTTTTCATCCAGGATGGCAGCCTGCATTTCAATGGCTGCGTCGAAGAGACTGATTACCTGGACCTCATCGTCCGCCCGGAAGAGGCGGCGGCGGCGTGGACGGCCGTGTTGAACCACCTGCGCCAACCCGACTTCCCCGCCTGGCGCGTGGCGAAATTGTGCAACATCCCTGGCGCATCGCCCACACGGCAGATATTGCCGCAGTTGGCGGCGCAGCAGGGGCTAGACTGCCGCGAAGTTGTGGCCGAGGTGTGCCCCGTCATCCCCCTGCCGACGACATTCGACGCTTACCTGGAGATGTTAGACAGCAAACAGCGGCGCGAGGTGCAGCGCAAACTGCGCCGCGCCGCCGCGGCCGATGCCCAACTGGTTATCGTTGGCCCGGCGGACGACCTGACTCAGGCCGTAGACGAATTTCTGGCTTTGCTGCAGCTGAGTACTTTTGCGAAGCGGGATTGGCTGCACGACGGCCGTCGCGCTGCCTTTCACGCTTTTGCGCAATCCGCCCTGGCGGCCGGCACGTTGCAGCTTATGTTCATCGCAGTGGAGGGCCAAAAAGCGGCCGCCCTGTTCAATTTTGATTACAAGGGGCGCATTTGGGTCTATAACTCCGGGCTGGACCCAGATGCCTTTGGCGGACTCAGCCTGGGCGTGGTGTTAACGGCCAAAGCGATAGAACACGCCATTGAAAACGGCCGTACCACCTTCGACTTCCTCCGTGGCAACGAAACATACAAATACCGCTTTGGCGCTCAAGACACGGAAATCTACCAGATCAAATTGCAGAAATTGTGAATGGTGAATTGTGAATCGTGAATCGTGAATTGTGAACGGAGCATTTCATTCATAATTCTCAATTAGCCATTCACAATTCACCATTCAAAAGAGAATCTCTTTTGAACCACCCACAACCCATTCATCGCGTTGCCATCCTTTCCGTCCACACCTGCCCACTGGCTATGTTGGGCGGCAAAAAAACCGGTGGCATGAATGTCTACGTGCGCGACTTCAGCCGCGAACTGGGCCGTCAGGGCATTCTGGTAGACGTCTTCACCCGCTCCCAGGATGACTGCCAGCCGATGATCAAGCATGATTTAGGCCATGGCGGGCGGGTCATCCACATTCCCGCCGGGCCAGAAAAACCCATCCCCGTCGCCGAAGTGAACGACTATCTGGACGAATTCACCAGCGGCATATTGGCCTTCGCTGCCCAAGAAGGCATCCACTACGACCTCATCCACAGCCATTACTGGCTCTCCGGCCTGGTGGCCGAAAAACTGCGCGACGCCTGGGGTGTACCCATCGTCCATATGTTCCACACCCTGGGCCAGATGAAAAACCGCGTTGCTCTGGACGATGCAGAGCGCGCCCCGCAGGAACGGCTGGACGGCGAACAACACGTCATCCAAATCGCCGATCGTCTCATTGCCGCCACGCCGGCCGAAGAAGCCCAGCTCAATTGGCTTTACAATGCCGATATGCGTAAAGTGCGCGTCATTTCCCCCGGCGTAGACCTGCAGCGCTTCAACCCTATCCCCAAACAAATCGCTAAAAAACAGATCGGCATTCCGCCTAACGACAAAAACATCATCTTTGCCGGCCGCATCGAGCCGCTGAAAGGCATAGATACCCTGTTGTGTGCCATCGCCCTCATCCAAAAGCGTTACCCGGAAGCGGTGAAGGGTGTCTGCGTCGCCATCATTGGCGGCGACCCCTGGGCCGACACGCCAGATGTGGAAATGGCTCGCCTGCAAGAACTGCGCCGGGAATTAGGCATCACTGATTTGGTAACGTTTTTGGGGGCCAAAGACCAGGAGATTTTGCCCAACTATTACGCCGCCGCCGAAGTGGTCGTCATGCCTTCGCATTACGAGAGTTTTGGCATGGTGGCGTTGGAGGCGATGGCCATGGGCACGCCGGTCATCGCTTCAGAAGTGGGCGGGCTGGCCTTTCTGATACGCGACAACGAAAACGGCTTCCACGTGCCCTCCCGCGACCCGGAGGCGCTGGCGGAACGCATTTATTGCCTGCTGACGGACGAGGCATGCCGCAACCGGCTGGGGCGGCAGGCGCGTTACTATGCGCTGCAATATGATTGGGAGATTATCGTGGGGCGGATGCGGCGGGTGTATGAAGAGGTGGTGGGGGAAAGGGTGGCTGCCCGATGAAACAGCCACCTTGTCCACTTACCGAATTATGTCCAAACCGCCCATATACGGCCGTAACACCTCCGGCACCACAATACTGCCATCCGCCTGCTGGTTGTTCTCCATGATGGCAATCATCACCCGCGGCAGGGCCAGGCCGCTGGCGTTCAGGGTATGGACAATGCGCGTCTTGCCGCCTTCGGCCGGCCGGTACTTTACATTTGCCCGCCGCGCCTGGAAATCGGTGCAGTTGCTGGCCGAACTCACTTCCAGCCATTCGCCACAACCGGCCGCCCATACCTCAATGTCATACGTCTTCACCGAAGCGTAGCCAATATCGCCTGTCGCCAATTCCAAAACCCGGTAGGGAAAACCCAGCGCTTCGCAAATGTCAATCGCCTCCTGCTTCATCTCTTCCAGGGCGGCAAAACTGGTTTCCGGCGTGGTGAAACGGTACATCTCCACCTTGTCGAACTGGTGGCCGCGTTTGATGCCCCGCACGTCCTTGCCCGCGCTCATCTTCTCGCGGCGGAAGCAGGGCGTATAGGCGACATATTTGATGGGCAGTTGAGCCTCTTCCAAAATTTCATCGCGGTGGACGTTGGTCAGGGCAATTTCGGCCGTGCCCAGGAGCATAAAATCCTCTTCCGCGTCCCGGTAGATGTTGTCGTAGAACTTGGGCAGCTGGCCGGCCGTCTCAAAGTTAATCGCGCGCACGATGAACGGCGGGTAAATTTCGGTGTAACCGTGTTTCTGGACGTGCAGGTCCAGCATAAACTGGATAACGGCGTGTTGCAGCCGCGCGCCGGCGCCTTTCAGCAAATAGAAGCGGCTGCCGCTTAATTTTACGCCCCGTTCAAAGTCCAGAATGTTTAGCTGCGGACCTAAATCCCAATGTGGTTTGGGTTCAAAGTCAAATTGGGGGATGGGCGCGCCTTGCGCTTCGTGGACGACGTTGTGGCTTTCGTCTGGGCCAACCGGCGTGCTTTCATGGGGGAGGTTGGGGACCCAGAGCATATTTTTGCGCAGCGTTTCCTCAACTTCGCGCAGCTCTTCATCCAGTTGGGTGATGCGTTCGCCCAATTCACGCGGTTTTTCTTTGGCTTCATCGGCGTTGAACTGCATCGCCAGCACCTGTGTCCGCAGCGTTTCCAACGGCTGGCCCACATCCTGACCGGCTTCCGCCCGCTGCAAATCTGCCTCCAGCTTTTTGAGTGTGCCCATGACCCGGCCAATTTGCTTCGAGGCTTCGTTGACCTGGCGGCGCAGTTCTTCCACTTCTTGCAAAATCTCGCGGCGACGGCCGTCGCCGGCCAAAATCTCATCAATCGGCGATGTGTCATTGCGTTTAGCAATTTGCGCCTTCACCCATTCAGGTTTTTCACGGATCACGTTGATGTCTAACATAATTCTCCCGTCCTTTCATCTTGTGTCGAAATCCAATCGTCAATCGTCAATCGAAAATAAAAAAGTCCCCTCGCCATCTCAGGACGAAGGGACTCGTGGTGCCACCTGAATTTATCAGTCTGTAGTGGACAGTTGGTAGTTGCTAGTGGACAGAGGTTAAGAAGGCCTACTGTTCACTCTATACTGCACACTGTTCACCGATGACTGAACTCTGATTCGCTGTAACGGGCGATCCCGGTTTACCTTAATCGCATGACTGCTTTCGGTAGACGGCTGAGGAGGGGATTTCTGGTGGTTGGATATTGGCTTGCAGCGGCCGCCAACTCTCTGGGTATCCGCACCGCCGTACTTGTCTCCATCACGGCCGTTTCTCTATCTCAATTGTCCGGGCATTATAGCGAGGGGGGAAACGGCCGTCAACCCTCAGGCCAGCCGCTGCGCGCAAACCGAACGCATCCCACAGCGCTGGCAGCGGTTCCAATCGTTGTGATCGCGGTCCACATCCCGGGCAAACAGCCCTTCGTGCATTTCGGCCAACAGGTCCAATAAATCTTCTTCCAGGTCAATCGTAAAATCTACGGCAAAGGCGCGGTCTTGATATTGAATGATGCCATGCGACGGCCGCTGCCCATAATTCACCGTCACCAACAGGCAGTAGGCCGCCAGCTGCAGCACATGCCCCTCGTGGGGGTCGGCCGGCGCGCGCCCCGATTTAACCTCCACCGGCACAATGCTGCCATCCCCCTGCTGCACCAGATAATCCGGCTTACCGGCCAGTTTGTAGGCCGGGGCATACAGGGGTTGGGCATTGGGAAACCATGTCCCCGTATCGGCGTAGATAATCTCGCCTTCAGGCACGCCGCTCTTCTCCCGCCGGTCACGCGACCACAGCCACGCGCCGATGGTGAGCAAAAACAGAACAACGCCAAGAAGCAGACCTGTCGTTCCCACGGCCGTATAGCCCCTATCCCTGGGTACTCATCAATATCTGGAAGGTCACGTAGGCCACCAGGACAAACAGCAGCCCATAGGCCAGGCGGCGAACCAAGATGGTGGTCAGCAGCGAACGGCCGTGCTGCTGATGATACGCCGTCCCCTGGCTCAGTTCCCGCACGTTTTCTGAGGCGTACCCCTGCGTTCGCTGCAACCACCAGGCCCGCCGACAGTAGACATAATTGCTAATTTCGCTTGCCCGAATCCATTTATCGCTCATATGTTCTATTTTACGTCGAATAGGATAAACACGTCAAGCATCAGCGAGATTTATCAGGCAAGGCTCACAATGGAATCAACGTTCGAAATAGGCGCGGGTGGGTACAAAAGTCAACAGCAGCAGGCCGATGAGGATAAACAATCCGCTGACGTCCCACAGGCCAAACAAGAGCATCGCCAACCCTAACCCGGTGAGGATGGGGGTTTCGCGCCAGGCTTGCCAGGGGCGCGTGCGCGGCACCGTGTAACCGGCCGCTTCTAAACGGGCGCGAAGCTGCCCCAACGTTGGTTCCGTCAACGCGCTGTCGTCGGGGAAAACCAGCGTCGGCACGCTTTCGTAGCCATCGTTGATTTCTTGCAGGCGGATTCTGGCCGCCAGGTTTTGCCCGGCGTCCACATACTCATAGGGCGCGGCGGCGCGGTCTAACATGCCGCGTACCGGCCCGACCGCCGGACACTTTTTTGTGCCGTAGAGGATAATTTTTTCAGGCATAGGTGGTTGGATGTTTGGGTGGGCTGCCAACGAACCAATTCTCAGGCAGACTCCGACAATTCTCGCCAGAAATCGGGCGATAGGGTTCCCTGGGCAACGGCCGTTACCTCACCGGTTAACACGACCCGCCATGCCTCGTCCACAGCCACGGTGGCTGCGCCGCCGGCCATGCGCACGATGACCGGGCTTTGGCAGCGGCCGGAGCGCACAGCCGTGCCCGCCGCCGCGCTGGCCGACGTGCCCGAAGCCAGCGTATAACCCGCGCCACGCTCCCAGATAGCAATCTCGATGGTATGGGCGTCCAACACGCGCACCAGTTGGACGTTGGTGCGCTGCGGGAACAGCGGCGCGGTTTCCAGCTGCGGGCCGATGGTTTGAATGGCGTCCAGGTCATCGGTGAACAAAACGCAGTGGGGGTTGCCAATGGCAACGGCCGTCACCCGATACATCACACCATCTACCACCACCTCCTGCTCCAGCCGGGAAAAAGTCAATTGGCCCATCGCCAGGCTAATCTGGTGGGCGTACTTGTCTAACACAACCGCCTGAATGGATTGACCGTGCATGGTGATGGTGAAGGAACGGCCGTTTACCAGACCCGCGTCCCACAAATAGCGGGCAAAAATCCGCAGTCCATTGCCGCTTTTTTCTGCCTCTGTGCCATCCGGGTTAAAAAAGCGCATCGTATTGGCGCCCATTTCACCGGGCAGCGGCCCATAACAGAGGCCATCGGCGCCCAACCCCTGATGACGATGGCACAACCGCCGGATGCGCGCCGGAGTAAGGGGCAGGGTAAAGTTGGTCGGGTCAATCACCAACATATCGTTGCCGGTGGCGTGGTATTTGGCAAAAGGTTGGCTCATCGGTCACCCCGTTGGGTGCCTACGCCCCGCAGGGTGACTGCGCCGCGTAAGGTGTCTGGAGTGGCTGCTCCCGGCCACTCTTTGCGCAGCAGGGCAAACAGGTGCAGATCGTGGAACGCCTGCCGCCAATAGCCATATTCGCGCATCAGCCCTTCATGGACAAAGCCCAATTTCTCCAGCAGGTGAATGGACGGGGTGTTTTCCGGCACGACAAAGGCTTCGATGCGGTTCAGGGCCATGATGACGAAGCTAAATTCGATGACGGCCGTTAACGCCTCGGTCATCACCCCCCGCCGCCAATACGCCGGAGCCAACTCATAGCCCACAGCGGCGTTAAAAAACTTGGGCCGCAAGTTCATCAGACCGACTGAACCAATCAGGGCATCATCGCCCTGGGTGGTGATGGCCCAGCGGATGGAACGCCGTTTCTGATAGTTTTGGCGCATGGCGGCGATGCGTTGGGCAGCCTGTTCAACGGCCGTAAAAGTCTCTAACCCATAATGGCGCGTCACCGCTTCGTCGGAAAAGAGGGCGTAGATGGCAGTGGTGTCGGACGGCCGTATTTGCCGCAGCACCAACCGCTCTGTTTCCAGCACGGGAAAATCGTCAAAAAATGCGTCTACATCCACCATGTCGTGCCTCACTGTGTCTGTTGTGCCGCCAGGGTAAAGGCCGGTCATACCGTCGAGGTCGCGCGTAGGGCAATGCCGAACATAAACAGCACCGTAAACGCCAACACCCATTGGCCGCGATTGGAATCATCGCCCCGCAGCCAGACCATAAAGACAAAGGGCAAAAAGACCAGCGCAAAAGAGCCATAGAGGACGTGCATAAACGGCCGTGCCACCAACACCATGTTGCCATTTAGCCATAAAATGCCACCCAACACGCCCTGGACAACATAGAGAATCTGTCCAATCACCAACGCGCCCATATAGCTGCCATCCACCGCCTGCCCGCGAATCGCCCGAAACAAGCCCCACAGCCCCAGGACCAGAAAAAAGACCCAGATAGTTTGTGAAAGCTGTGTATGAATTAAGACAATAGTGCCCATGTGGAACTCCAGTGTTCAGTATCCAGTGTTCAGTATTCAGTGTTGTTGAGTATTTCGTATTCGGAGTTTAACCAGCCCCATACCGGTTGTCAACGCAACCGCGCCAACGCGCCAACGCGCCAACGCGCCAACGCCCCCTGTCCTGATTGCGCTTTTCGGCTACAATTCCCGGCTATGGAAATTGGCGCACCCTCACCGGCTTACGTAGAAGCCCTGGATTATCTGTACAGCTTGATCAACTTCGAGCGGCAGCGGCTGGATCGGTACACCGCGAGCAAATTAGACCCGGAACGGCCGTACCACCTGGTCAACTTCCTCGGCGCGCCGCAAAACCGCTTCCCGGCCATCCACATCGCCGGGACCAAAGGCAAAGGCTCCGTAGCCGCCATGTGCGCCTACAGCCTGCGCGCCGCCGGGCTGCGCGTGGGGCTGTATACCTCGCCCCACCTGCAAGAATTCCGCGAACGTATTCGCATCCTCACCCCAGAAGACGCCGACGGCCGTATCCCTGAAGCTCCCTTTGTAGACCTGGTCGCCGCTCTCAAAACCGCCCTCAACCACGTGCCCGACGTTACCTGGTTTGAAGCCGTCACGGCCATCGCCTTGTCCTACTTCGCCGACCAACAGATAGACGTAGCCGTCATCGAAACCGGCCTGGGTGGCCGACTGGACGCCACCCGCGTCGTCAACCCTCTAGTCTCCGTCATCACCAGTCTCAGTCTGGACCACACTGAACTGCTGGGCCACACCCTGGCGGAAATCGCCTATGAAAAAGCGGGCATCATTAAACCCGGCATTCCGGTCATCTCCGCGCAGCAGCCCCCGGAAGCGGCCCAGCGTTTACAAGAAATCGCCGCCGAGCGCGGTTCATCCATTGCTTTTGTGGGTCGCGCCCTCCACGCCGCACTGGAAACAACCTGGCTGTACGAAGGGGTTTACCACAACGAGGGACAACAACAGCAAATGGCGCTGCTGCGCGCGCCAGACGCGGCGTTTGTGCGGCCGGGAATGCCGTTTACACTGGCTCTGGATGGCGAACATCAGTTGGAGAATGCCGCCGTCACCCTGGCGGCGCTGCACACTGTGCAGCCCCATTTCCCGCTGCTGACAGAAACGGCCGTGCGCACCGGTCTGGCAACCGTCAACTGGCCCGGTCGCCTGCAAATCGTGCATCCTGGCAACAACCGCACCCCAGCCCTGCTGGTAGACTGCGCCCACAACCCGGATTCAATCGGCCGGCTGTGCCACGCCCTGACCCACGATTACACCTACCGGCGGCTGCTGCTGCTTTTTGGCGCGCCGGCCGACAAAGACATCGCCGAGATGTTGGCCCAACTAGTCCCGCTGGCCGACGGCATCGTCACCACTTGCGCCGACCACCCGCGCGCCGCCACCCCCACCAGCCTGGCGCAAATCGTCGCCGACCTGGGCGGAACGGCCGTAGCCAGCCCATCTATCGCGCAAGCATTAACGGCCGTGTGGCAAATGGCCCAACCCGGCGACCTCATTTGCGCCACCGGCTCGATCATCGTCGTCGGTGACTTGCTAAATCAGTGGGAACGCCTAAAATCACACCTGCTGCACCAAACCACGACAACAAATTAAGGAGACTCTTTGGGGAACTTACCAATCGTCAATCCTTCGGCAAGCTCAGGACCAATCGTCAATCACAACGTATCACGAAAAACGAATTACGGATTACCGATTACCGATTACGAATCCACTCCCCAAAGACCCATCAAGGACCATTCCATGATTAGTGAAGATGATTTCATCCTGTCCCAATACCCAGATTTTATGGACAGTATGCCTGGATTTGAAGACGAGTTTTTTGCCCTAGATGACGCCATCGAACAAGACGGCTACATAGACTGCCCCTTCCTGCCCCTGCGCGATCTCGTCCTCTACCCGCAAATGGTCATGCCCCTGTTTGTCGGGCGTGAGCGATCATTGGCAGCCATTAAAGCGGCCGTCACCAACAACGAAAACATCATCGTCGCCGCCCAAAAAGACAGCGAAGTCGTCGAACCGGGCATCAACGATATTTACGCCCTGGGCACAGAAGTCACCATCGGCAAAGCGCTGCGTATGCCCGACGATTCAACCAGCGTCCTGGCCCAGGGCCGCCGTCGCGTTGAAATCATCGAATATACGCAGTGGGCGCCCTATATTCGCGTCCGCGCCCGGCGCATCCGCGAACCCAAGCAGTGGGAGCGCGCCA of the Candidatus Leptovillus gracilis genome contains:
- the dapF gene encoding diaminopimelate epimerase produces the protein MSQPFAKYHATGNDMLVIDPTNFTLPLTPARIRRLCHRHQGLGADGLCYGPLPGEMGANTMRFFNPDGTEAEKSGNGLRIFARYLWDAGLVNGRSFTITMHGQSIQAVVLDKYAHQISLAMGQLTFSRLEQEVVVDGVMYRVTAVAIGNPHCVLFTDDLDAIQTIGPQLETAPLFPQRTNVQLVRVLDAHTIEIAIWERGAGYTLASGTSASAAAGTAVRSGRCQSPVIVRMAGGAATVAVDEAWRVVLTGEVTAVAQGTLSPDFWRELSESA
- a CDS encoding bifunctional folylpolyglutamate synthase/dihydrofolate synthase, whose product is MSISYSEFNQPHTGCQRNRANAPTRQRANAPCPDCAFRLQFPAMEIGAPSPAYVEALDYLYSLINFERQRLDRYTASKLDPERPYHLVNFLGAPQNRFPAIHIAGTKGKGSVAAMCAYSLRAAGLRVGLYTSPHLQEFRERIRILTPEDADGRIPEAPFVDLVAALKTALNHVPDVTWFEAVTAIALSYFADQQIDVAVIETGLGGRLDATRVVNPLVSVITSLSLDHTELLGHTLAEIAYEKAGIIKPGIPVISAQQPPEAAQRLQEIAAERGSSIAFVGRALHAALETTWLYEGVYHNEGQQQQMALLRAPDAAFVRPGMPFTLALDGEHQLENAAVTLAALHTVQPHFPLLTETAVRTGLATVNWPGRLQIVHPGNNRTPALLVDCAHNPDSIGRLCHALTHDYTYRRLLLLFGAPADKDIAEMLAQLVPLADGIVTTCADHPRAATPTSLAQIVADLGGTAVASPSIAQALTAVWQMAQPGDLICATGSIIVVGDLLNQWERLKSHLLHQTTTTN
- a CDS encoding glycosyltransferase; protein product: MLGGKKTGGMNVYVRDFSRELGRQGILVDVFTRSQDDCQPMIKHDLGHGGRVIHIPAGPEKPIPVAEVNDYLDEFTSGILAFAAQEGIHYDLIHSHYWLSGLVAEKLRDAWGVPIVHMFHTLGQMKNRVALDDAERAPQERLDGEQHVIQIADRLIAATPAEEAQLNWLYNADMRKVRVISPGVDLQRFNPIPKQIAKKQIGIPPNDKNIIFAGRIEPLKGIDTLLCAIALIQKRYPEAVKGVCVAIIGGDPWADTPDVEMARLQELRRELGITDLVTFLGAKDQEILPNYYAAAEVVVMPSHYESFGMVALEAMAMGTPVIASEVGGLAFLIRDNENGFHVPSRDPEALAERIYCLLTDEACRNRLGRQARYYALQYDWEIIVGRMRRVYEEVVGERVAAR
- a CDS encoding GNAT family N-acetyltransferase → MVDVDAFFDDFPVLETERLVLRQIRPSDTTAIYALFSDEAVTRHYGLETFTAVEQAAQRIAAMRQNYQKRRSIRWAITTQGDDALIGSVGLMNLRPKFFNAAVGYELAPAYWRRGVMTEALTAVIEFSFVIMALNRIEAFVVPENTPSIHLLEKLGFVHEGLMREYGYWRQAFHDLHLFALLRKEWPGAATPDTLRGAVTLRGVGTQRGDR
- the serS gene encoding serine--tRNA ligase; protein product: MLDINVIREKPEWVKAQIAKRNDTSPIDEILAGDGRRREILQEVEELRRQVNEASKQIGRVMGTLKKLEADLQRAEAGQDVGQPLETLRTQVLAMQFNADEAKEKPRELGERITQLDEELREVEETLRKNMLWVPNLPHESTPVGPDESHNVVHEAQGAPIPQFDFEPKPHWDLGPQLNILDFERGVKLSGSRFYLLKGAGARLQHAVIQFMLDLHVQKHGYTEIYPPFIVRAINFETAGQLPKFYDNIYRDAEEDFMLLGTAEIALTNVHRDEILEEAQLPIKYVAYTPCFRREKMSAGKDVRGIKRGHQFDKVEMYRFTTPETSFAALEEMKQEAIDICEALGFPYRVLELATGDIGYASVKTYDIEVWAAGCGEWLEVSSASNCTDFQARRANVKYRPAEGGKTRIVHTLNASGLALPRVMIAIMENNQQADGSIVVPEVLRPYMGGLDIIR
- a CDS encoding GNAT family N-acetyltransferase; translated protein: MLTEHHTGPDAFSALAGEWDALAGQSMTDTPFQTLAYQQAWWQHLPPPEATLHTITARAADGRLAAIGCFFIQDGSLHFNGCVEETDYLDLIVRPEEAAAAWTAVLNHLRQPDFPAWRVAKLCNIPGASPTRQILPQLAAQQGLDCREVVAEVCPVIPLPTTFDAYLEMLDSKQRREVQRKLRRAAAADAQLVIVGPADDLTQAVDEFLALLQLSTFAKRDWLHDGRRAAFHAFAQSALAAGTLQLMFIAVEGQKAAALFNFDYKGRIWVYNSGLDPDAFGGLSLGVVLTAKAIEHAIENGRTTFDFLRGNETYKYRFGAQDTEIYQIKLQKL
- a CDS encoding Dna2/Cas4 domain-containing protein, coding for MGTTGLLLGVVLFLLTIGAWLWSRDRREKSGVPEGEIIYADTGTWFPNAQPLYAPAYKLAGKPDYLVQQGDGSIVPVEVKSGRAPADPHEGHVLQLAAYCLLVTVNYGQRPSHGIIQYQDRAFAVDFTIDLEEDLLDLLAEMHEGLFARDVDRDHNDWNRCQRCGMRSVCAQRLA
- a CDS encoding DMT family transporter; this translates as MARRWREGLFWALLSPVFLGTIPIFAKLAYAAGANVLTVVAFRTLFAAVVLWTAVLLFARHFIRSSTPGILSSLLAGGVNGIGSLFYYASLSRIDASVGQLVNISYLIFVTILLRLIGHSISRLTLLRTALAVFAIYLLTIGGLSLPDWLGAGMMLVAAFTYAFQLVLSQRIMFDVPAPTMTLYAITAMAGVVTLAWLLFPTPLTAVPAAGWEAIFLMGLVTAVSRLTLFLGVKKLGSMQTALLGVLEVVVSIILAILFLGETLTAVQWLGALVLLTSILLVRYERDIPKFIDWWQIIWRWRLPKQRRGP